AGCAAAGAGCCCCTCCCAAAGGGTCCTCAGAACAGTGGGCTTTTCGCCAGGCTTTGAGTGGGAATATCATTCCACCACTGCCCTCACCATTTCCACTATAATAGGAGATGCAGTCACTGATTTCCAACTCCATTAAGTTTAAACAAACATTAGAATAAACAATCAATCCAGTTCATCCAGCTTCTGCTGAGAATAGGGTTGAGGTTGGGGAATGGATTACCCAGCATCTCCTTCCTGCAGAGACAATGTCCTTCATCCAAATATTCCCTAATCCATTCCAACTGAGAAGCCATCAGTCCTGTGTACCAAACTCTGCTATTCTGAAGGAGGAGAAGGTGGTACTTAGTCCCAACCCTTTCATCCAGTGCCTGGTCAATCATAGTATGTGTATGGAGAAGAATGTCACAATTCAGGGGACCAAAAAAATCTTAGGTTATAAGTAAGTCAAGGTTATGAGTCAAGATATAACCAGAATTAAGATCAGGCCATGGTAAGGTTTAAGTTCAGGCCAGGGCTAAATGTCAGTTGCAACTGAAGAATACAATAAATGTCCATGTTCTTCACAGAGACTGATTCCAGGAAATGGCAACTTTAGCCAAGTCTTCCAATGCTATGCATTGGTCCAGGATGCCTCAGATCTGCTCTTTAAGGGCTAGAATCTAGAGTTGGTCAAACTAAAGTTAACTTCTCACTTGTGAGACAAGCCATTCCTTTTTCTTTACTATCACTCTAAAGAGGTCCCATAAGAGAGGAAAGATCTTTGCAGACTTTCAGATTTGGTGCTCATCTCCCCACTGCCATTCTGAGGTGGAGAAGTCTTAGAAAAGAGTTCCTttgaaattgtattttttttgaaGATTTCATTAGGGGAAATAATCTCTAGGATCCAGATGTCAAGCCCAGAGAAACTTTTTGTCCATGGAAATGGGAAAACTCTCCTCTAACTCTCCTTAGTAGCATTTTACGCCATTTGCATACAAGTCTTAGGATGGCAGAAACTTTGCTTCATACAACATTATATCCCCAGTGCCCAAAATAGTTCCTGGCATATAGGTGATGTTTAGTTGAATTTGCCCAGGATGGGCACTAGAACTTGACCAGCTGGTGCCCACAGCAGAATATATCAGTCACAATCACCTTCTCCACATATACACTGTCTCCCACTTAGCATCTTGACTCCAATGGTATCAGTCAATCTGTAGCATCTTCACAAAAAAAGGGTTGGTCCAGAATGCCTCAGATCTGCTCTTTAGGGGCTAGAAACCAGAGTTGGTCAAACTAGAGTTAACTTCTCACTTGTGAGACAAGCCATTCCTTTTTCTTTACTATCACTCTAAAGAGGTCCCATAAGAGAGGAAAGATAAATATAGGTGCTCAGTCTTCCATCTTAAACTGGGAGTCATGccactgaaacacaaagaaccCAAAGGCCAGCGGGTTCTCCAGAACTCATTGTTCCAGCAACTTTCCCAAGGACTCCTGGCACTCAAGATTCCTTGGGGGTGGTCCCGGCTGAGGGGGGCCTCCCAATGCAACCAGGTGGGTTTCTGTGAAGATTTTACTTGAAGCAAGAGCCCCTGTGCTTTGCTGGGCAAAGCagggtacacctgtaatcccagcattttgggaggctgaggcagaaggatcacaagttcaaagccagccccaacaactcagcaaggccctatgaACTCAACAAAACCCtgagtctaaataaaatatatatttaaaagggctggggatgtagctccgtggtaaagcaccactaggtccaatccctggtattaaaaaaaaaaaaaaaaaaaaaagagttcttgtTGTGCTTTAAACTTTGTTCTAGTTCAATCCCATTTGCCCTGTATTATAAAGTAAACAACTGGGCCCAGAGATTTGCCAAAGGTCATAGAATGAGAAAGTACAGAGCCTGAATGCCACTGTATGATTCCCAGGTAAGAGTTCCTACAAAACTGCAAAGATGTCTTTGTTGCCCTAGGAAGCCTCTTCAGTTAAAAGTCACACTTTGCCTGCCAAGGGTTCAACTCTAATTGAAAGAGTTCAGTGGATGGGGGTGTGTTTCAAATTACATCACAATTGAGGCCACCGCTTGTCTTGCTCATTCTTCTACTATCTGTGACAAATAGTTTACCCAAAAGAATAAACCCAACCATAAGTCTTCTTCAGCTGAGAGCATTGATGGGTCACAttcatgacactttcagaagCCCTCCTACATTTCTTTAAAGGATGGCCACACTTCCACAGGCCAAGTCAAATTGAGGAAGAACGAAAAATAGAATAAATCAATCATTTATCCAAAGTGCATTTAAACTCTCCCTGAAGTCTACTTTCCCTAGGAAGCTTTGGAGATGGCTGAAAGGGGACAGTTAGAGGGAAACAAATGGAAATACACTGGGGATATACCTGAGAATCTGAGTTCCCAGACCCTAAGTTCTAGCCATTTTGAGGACAGGATGTCTCTCTAGACAATGTCTATTCTAGAACATAAATATCATGTgagattcattcacattcattcatttGTAGCTGAAATAAATACTAGGGTACTTTGTGGACCAGTCTCAGAGCAGCATCCTTGCAAAGAAATAACCACTCATCATCCCTGGCATCCCCTCTAAACTAATCACTTCACACACCACCATTCCCCAAtaacagagaagaaagaaaagaggaaaatgaTCATATTTAGAAATATCCACAGATACAACcaagatacccttcagtagatgaatggataaagaaaatgtggtatatatatatatacacaatggaatattattcagcattaaaagagaataaaatcatggcatttacaggtaaatggatggagatgaagaatatgatgctaagtgaataagccaatcccaaaaaaccaaaggcttaatgtcttttctgatataaggatgctgattcacaatggggatgggtgggggagcatgggaggaatagatgaactttagttagggcaaaggggaggaggaGTATggcgggtaggaaagatggtggaatgagacagaaatcattaccctaagtatgaaaacacaaatggtgGGACTCTTCTTTGTcttcaaccagagacatgaaaaattgggctctatttgtgtaatatgaattgaattgcattctgctgtcatatataactaattagaataaataaatttttttaaattcaaagaaagaaagatcCATATAAAAACAGACCGGGAAGAAGCACTGTTGAAGTAGAAATGAAAATTAGAATGAGAAATTTTAGACTTGACCCAAGGTAGAGACTACGGAGAGAAGAGATGGATTCACAAAGTTAAGTGGCAAAACCAATCAGTAGAACCTGTAGACTGGCTAGTTTTGGAGTAGAGGGTGAACCAGAGGATGAATTTAGGTGTCTAGCTGTAACTGCctagatggtggttccattttcaTAAGGGATTACAGCAAGTTGAAAATTTGAGTGTCCAAGATGGTGAGTTTAGTTTAATTTAGTTTTGTTAATACCTCTAATTTGAGGTGCCCATGATGTATCCAGGCAAAATTGTGGGTGTGGATGCTGTGCTTGGAGCAGTATTGAGCTTTATCCCAGTCTCTCCACTGTTAAAACCTCTCTTCAGATAGAGACAGCTCCTTCTCTCTTTGCCCCTGCCAGCAGTACATGTGTCTAGACCCTTCCCAGATTTGAGCATCTGATAAGCTGGCACAGGAAACTGACAGATGATCTCACAGCTCCTGCCTTTCCATGCTCCTTCCCAAAGATCTCTAAAACATCCTCTTGCAGACCTTCTGAGGACCACCAAATTCTAAAAGGAGTGAGGCTACCCCATCTTCTTCCAGGCACCCTACCCCACCTCTCCTTCTCACGCTGCTGGCAAAGACACCTCCAGCCTTCTGCTGGCTCTCTAGACAGAATCAAGCACAAATCTCTGTGACACCAGTGAAGAAATCCCCTAGTGCTCCAGCCTCATTCCCCTAACCCCAGTCTTCTTTGAAAACTCACCAGACCTAGAACCAAATGGACTCCATTGGGGTTACACCTGTCCCACATTATGAGAAGGCAGCCAGTCATGGACACTAGGACTGCCTCCCCTCACTCCCGAGTGAGGAGCTCCTGGCATCCCCTTTCAGTGCCCTTCCCTTTCAGAGAGGAAGCCCAGATTCAGGGTTTTGTTTTTGGTCAGCTGCCAGTTAACCCTTAAAAGCCACATTGCTTTCATTTCAACCCACAATGGTAATTTCCCAAAGACCCAAGTAAAACATGGATGATTTAATGGGGTAACTGTGGGCCTTGAAGAGCTGTTTCTAAGTTATAATTATTACAGCCTTGGCTTCCTAGGCTGGAGGAGGGGCTTACCCATATTTCAACAATTCTCCCATTTCCTGCTTTTTCTTCAAAGCAGCTTCTCATCTAGGACTTTCAGACAACTTGCCTGTTAGCCACAGGCAGCAGACGCCAAGACCCATCTCCTCCCAGCCTTCTCTCCAAAAAGTCCCCTGGCAAGTGGTTAAATCATCTTCATCTTGCACCTAAGAGGTGGCTCTATGCTCCCTAAAGACTCTAATTCCTCTAATTCAGCAGCCACTTAAGTATTTTATGTTGGCTTAATGAATGATCCTCTTGTGTCTCTCCCTGCCAGATCTGCTGGTCAGTAAGAGGCTCCTCCTACTCTAACCTCCACCAGTGTCCGCGCTTCATACCAGTGCCACATCTCTTCTGCCCGCTGTCCTCCCTGTTCAGATCCTGCCGTTCTAAGTCCCACTCAACTAAGAAACCCAGGCACTAGGTAGACGCTACCCTTgactctcattttacagatgagaaactgAGGTATGTACAAAGAGATCCAACAGCTAATAAGGGTATTTGGAACCAGACTTTTCCCTCCTCCACCCCCATCCATCCTGCCAAGTGACCTTTCCCACCCTCCAGCACTTGTGCTCTCCCTCCCCAGCACCAGGCCGCTTATTTGGAGTAGCAATAGAAAGATTTGTTCTGACATTTGATGTAGAGTAAACTAACAGTGCGAGAAAGTTGGTGTTACATAGATCACTGTCATGGGCAGGGTCTCAGGGCTACAGCCGCACAGTCTGTTCGACCGGCGCCCATCATACCCAGCTAGGGCCTCAGCTTATACCAGGCTTCTGACCCCTTCCGGGCTCTCTTCACGCCTTCGTACTTGGCAGAAGGGTTTGAGACCCTCCTCTAGCCTGtggactgaaagaaaaaaaaaaaaaaaaaagaggtgcggCAGATTGATCCAGGCAGTCTCAGGAGGCGACCGCCGCTACACTGCACCGTCCAGTCCGCAGTCCGCAGATCCCGGGCGCTTGCTGCTCTCTGGCGGCCGGAGTCAGGAGTCTGGGGACCGAGAAATCGCGCCTTCTAAGCTCCGCACGCCCAAGGGCAACCAGTGAGTGACCCGGAGGCTGGAAAGGGGAGGCGAAGAAGAGGGACGCGGCTGAGGAGTGAGAACAACGGGAGAGGGGATCCAGAAGAGAAGCGGGAGAGCGCGCGAAGGGAACAGCGAGGGAAGAGAGCAGTCCTGGCACCAGCGGCGAAGCGTAGGTGGCTTAGGAGCCGGAGAGCGCGTCAGCACCGCAACCCCTCTGGGACCTTCATACACGCTGTCTCCCAGAGATCAGAGCCCCTTCTCCCAGGGAGCGCGGCGCCCCCTCTCTCGGCTCCGGCCGCCCCCTCCTCCCTCCACGCGCTGCCCCTCCTCCGTCCCGCCCCCCGCACGGAGTTGGGAGCGCCGCAGTGGCCACTGCCTGCACCACCGGGTCCCGGAGCCGCTGCTTTGCCGGATCGCCTGGGCACGCTCAGAGAGCAGCGCGAATCACCAGCCCTGACTCTTCTTGGATCCGACTCCACGGGTGGCCTCGGGGAGCCCCAGCCGCCTCCCGACCTGGCATTCCGCTCCCCAGCTGCCACGCTACGCATCACAGGAACTTGGGCAGGACCCGGACGGGACTCGCGCGCGGGGCTGAACCCGAAGCCCTGCGGCTATgccctcctgccccctccctgtCAGTTGTTGGTCCTGCATCCCGGCTCGGCCCCCGACGGCTGCGCGTTGAGATGACTTTCCGAGACCTCCTTAGCGTCACTTTCGAGGGACCCCGCCCGGACAGCAGCTCGGGGGGCTCCAGTGCGAGCGGCGGCGGGGGCAGCACAGGCGGCGCGACTGCCTCGGAGGCCCCGGCGGTGGGCAGCGTTTCGGGGGCCACGGGCGGCGGCAGCGGCGTGGTGGGAGCGGGCGGCGGCGAGGACAACCAGAGCTCCGCTGGGGAGCCGGGGGGCGCGGGCGCGGGTGGCGAGGTGAACGGCACAGCGGCCGTCGGGGGGCTTGTTGTGAGTGcgcagggggtgggggtgggtgtcTTTCTGGCAGCCTTCATCCTCACCGCTGTAGCGGGCAATCTGCTTGTCATCCTCTCGGTGGCCTGCAACCGCCACCTGCAGACGGTCACCAACTATTTCATAGTGAACCTAGCTGTAGCCGACCTGCTGCTGAGCGCCACCGTTCTGCCCTTCTCCGCCACCATGGAGGTTCTGGGCTTCTGGGCCTTCGGCCGGGCCTTCTGCGACGTGTGGGCCGCGGTGGACGTGCTGTGCTGCACGGCCTCCATCCTTAGCCTCTGCACCATCTCGGTGGATCGGTACGTGGGCGTGCGCCACTCACTCAAGTACCCTGCGATCATGACAGAGCGCAAGGCGGCGGCCATCCTGGCGCTGCTCTGGGCCGTAGCCCTCGTCGTGTCCGTGGGGCCTCTGCTGGGCTGGAAGGAGCCGGTGCCCCCGGACGAGCGCTTTTGCGGCATCACGGAGGAAGCGGGCTATGCTGTCTTCTCTTCGGTGTGCTCCTTCTATCTGCCCATGGCAGTCATTGTGGTCATGTACTGCCGCGTGTACGTGGTCGCGCGCAGCACCACGCGCAGCCTCGAGGCGGGCGTCAAGCGTGAGCGGGGCAAGGCCTCCGAGGTGGTGCTGCGTATCCACTGTCGTGGTGCAGCCGCCGGCGCAGACGGGACGCAGGGGACTCGGAGTACCAAGGGCCACACCTTCCGCAGCTCGCTATCCGTTCGCCTGCTCAAGTTCTCCCGTGAGAAGAAGGCAGCCAAGACGCTGGCCATCGTCGTGGGCGTCTTCGTGCTCTGCTGGTTCCCCTTCTTCTTCGTCCTGCCGCTGGGTAAGCGATCCCTCTCCCACTAGCCCCTTCATTTCCTTTCCAAGCCTATGGCTATGGCTTCCTGGCAGACATGGAtgatcctccacctcctccttagGGTTCCATCCTAACCTTGTAGGGTTGATTTAGCGACTTTCCTGATCTCTTACTTTGTATAGGGAAAATGAGAGGCAGGTTTCCTTTCACAGGGTTCCAGCTCTTTGTTCTTCTCCTGTTCGTTGCTATTACAAATCCGGTCTTGTTTCCAGCCCCCCATGACCATGAGAAATCCTTGTAGATATCGCCCACATTGTGTGGTCAGCTGCGCATGTGACCCCCTACAATACCCGCCATCTGAAACTAGAGGCACAGAGTGGGTAGGTCCCCATGTGTTCATTCATTCATGAGAAGCAGGCCCTGGCCCGTCCACCTGTGCATCACCATACTCTGGAAGCCACCTGCTTCCTTCAGCACTCCTTCATTTTGGAAGCTGGCCTCAGTGGTATCTGTGAGTGTATCCTGAGCTTTTATGTCTGAAGGCTCTTTTTGAAGGAGTTGCAGGAGAGGATTGTGTGGGgtaagaagggggaaaaaaacagggCAAATTACAAAATGGACAATTAGTATTGTTTATCATCATTTCTGAAATTTAGGGAACTTTCCTAATTCCTTCACAAGTTGCCCTGGGATATGGGCAATGTTCTCAGGGGCTTCCTTTCACTCCTTGAGACCTCTCTTGCAGCAGGGACTAGGGGCTGGACCAGTACGGGGAGGAGAAGGAGACAGCAACTTTAGGGACATTTGCCTGGAATCATTTCCCATGCAGCTGCAGCCTCAGCCTGCTCAAGCAGagggcacccccccccccccccagagccTTTTCTCCCTGACCTGTCCCCTTCTTACCTTGTGAGACTGAGTCAAGGAAGAAACAATGCCTCCCCCGCCCTGCTCCATTGTAGGCCCTCTCCCCACAGCAGTCACAGTGACCTTTATACATTATGAATTAGATGTGTCACTCTCCTACTAAATCCCTCAATGTTTTCCCACTGCCCTGGGAAGAAAATCCAAACCCTACCATGGCCTGGAGAAGGTAAccttcaaatttttattgttcaagCCAAAATGGGACACTGTGAGTGTTTACACTAGAGCCACTGGCATGAACTAGGGCAATCCCAGACATGTAATTCCCCTCCAGAAAGGGAAGTccgaaggaaggggctacctccctCTACCTGCCCCCTGCATATTTCACTACTCTGATCCTGTCTGGTTCCTTTACCAAACCATACCTGACTCTAGACTTTTGCACTTGCTCTTCCCTCTATCTGGACAGCTTCCCCCGACACACACCTCCGCCCACCAGCAGCCTCTCCTGGCTAATTCTTCATCCTTTAGATCTTCACACAAATGTCCCCTTTTCTTAGAGTTATCAGTCTCAGTTGTCCTCCCTATTTTCTCTTTCAAAGGATAAGGTTCTCTGCCTTCACTGAATCATCAGTTATAGTTACATATGTGTGTGTTGCTTGATTTGATGTTTGACTTCCCCACTGGCTCTGAAGCTCTGTGATGGCAAGGTCCCATAACTGTCTCATCATGAATCCACAGTGGCCAGCACAGCACCTGGCATATGAGGGACAATAGAGTGCCACATTGAGGGTCACAGGCTCTGACACCAAacagcctgggttcaaatcccagctctgcctctGTGGAACTTCAGGCAAGTCCCTTACCCACTCTGTGCCtctgtttcttcatctataaatagGGATGTTGGTGATGATAATAATGCCAGCCTAGAGTGCTGTGGTGAGAATAATATTGCATGAATATAATTGTGGCACATAGCAAGTGCTGGATATGCTGATCCTAACTCAGAGTAAGGCATGAGTAAAGCCCCCACTTGAAGTCATCTGTCCCAAAGAGTTTTCCCACTGCCCTGGGAAGAAAATCCAAACTCTGTTGTGAGCACAGGGGCAAGCAATGTTCTGAAAGCAACACACCTGGAGGAGAAGACAAATAAGCAGTCAGGAGAAAGTGGGTGTGCCCCCCACCTTACACACCTGCTCGGCCACCCAGGATTTAGAACtctctgagctccatccccacacCCCTGTGCTGGCCTTGCCCCTCTGCATCTTGTTCATAAGCACCCTCATTCTCCCCCTGTACCTTGATTCACACAAGCTCCCTGGAGGGAAGCCacttccctttttatattttctttaacttcttttaaaattttaattacagaataaaacacaaatgagtagaaaaattatataacaagcACCTATGTACTATAACCACCCATTTTGAACACATGTTAACATTTTGCCATATTTGCCTTAGATCCCTTCCTCTTGctcctttcaaaaaaaaaaaaaatagaacccaGCTGCAACCCAGTGCCCTCTCCCccgccttcctctctctctccctgcctcCCCAGAGGCAAATCTGGCATTTGTCATTCCCGTGTATTTGTTTATACTCTTAGCACAAGCATCTGTATTCATAACAAAGTATAGCATTGCTTTGTGTGTCTTTAGAATTTATATCAATGGCACCTGCTGTGCATATCATTCTTCAGTTTACCTTTTTTTACCCAATATTATGTCCTTGAAATTTATGCCATGCTGGGCCATTGTCACAACAATACATTTGAGTGTCTTCCAGGTGTGTTGATCCAGTGTCCTGCTGAATGTgcaatttttcttgttttttgcaGTTTCAATAAGCACTATGAAGGGCTACTATTGTTTTTTGAGGTCCAGATCACatgtttccctcttctaggaaatCATCCCTAAATTTCCAGGGCCTTTGCCCCTTCCTAGTATCTACTGCTCTTTCTcaattcctcagtctctgctgctCCTCACAAGTGGCATGGGGTCCCTTCAGAAGCTCTGTATCCTGTTCTGAGCAGAGATTTGCATGGGTGTATGCATATGTAAAGTCATAGAGCTGTATGTTTAAGACATACACACAAGTGCTAAGGGATGCTGGTGGAGCTGAATGGAGTGGTATTGACAATAAATGAGGCAAGAGAACAGAGGCCAAGCAAGGAAACAGAATATTCCAATCTTCCCCATGTGACTTGAAGAGCTAATACAAAGGCAGAGGCTGCTAAGAGAGCAGGAATAGCTTGGAGGCTGTGTAGGCAGGAAATTAGGCAGGAAGTCCTAACACCCCCCAGGCCTGGAATGGGGGAGGTCCCTTTGGAAGAGCCCAAACATTCTGAGCAGCAACGCTTTGAAGGGAATCTGGCCTCTAAGGGGCAGGCAGATCTTGGCATGAAGGTGCCAGGTATATGGTGGGGAGGGGAGGATGAGGGGAACTTGGTTATGGGGTCAAGGATGGGTTTGCTCACAGGAGCATGGTGTGTAGGAAAGGATGGAGGGAGAATAGAAAAGAGAAGGGTTCTGTGGAGCTTCAGGGAACACCTGCTTTGAAAGAACcagaagaagcagagagagaagcagctgggccaggtgtggtggcacatgcctgtaatccttgcggctcaggagggtgaggcaagaggatcacaagttcaaatccagccttagcgatttaacaagaccctgagaaactcaatgagaccatatctcaaaaatttttaaaaagagctggggatatgactcagatgttaagtgtccctgggtttaatccatggtaccaaaaataaataaataaataaggtagcTGGGCAGGATAGCCATTCAGGTAGCACCTCCCTCCTCAAAGATCCTGATGGCCACACTAGGTGTGATAAGCACCAGAAATGGAGGGATTGGGAAAGATCAGTGTGTATCCACAAAGGCCATAGGCCATAGAAATTAAAGGACCCATAAAGATACTACCCAGGGCTGCCTAACAGTCCACAATGTCCCCACTCACACCTGCACACACAAAGCTAAGTAGAAGCAGCAGCCAAAACCACAGCAGAGACAGTGCTTTAACAACAGCCACCAATAGCCAAGGCGGGTAACAAGAAAAAGGTCCAGAGTCATAGAGGGACACTGGCTTGGTGAACCATGGACTGGTCACCTAATGCTGTGGGTCAGgccggagaaagagaaagagcacCATCTGTGGGTGTCCTGAATTATAAGGAACCTTGGGGACACAGATGCCAGACACCTAAAATCCTGAGGGTCCCAAAGAGACTGGGGATCATCTCCCTCATTTCTGGCTGCCCCACTTTCTTGGTGAGGAGCAACTGCAGAGCACGCATTCCCCTGAGACAGGCAGAGGGTCCCTCAATGAACCTGAGACATCAAGAGTTCAACAGTGATTCCAGGCAGCAAAGGTTGCTTCTGATTGCAGAGATGCCTGTGGACACATAAATACCCCTCACCCCTCACCTGCAGCCCCCCAACCTTGGCTTTCATGCTTATACTTAGCTGAACATGCATAGTGATGGCATATCCCTGTTCACCTAGGACAGTCCTGTTTTGTGCCTGTTGACCATGTGATTATGATAGTGCTCCCTGTCAGTTTCAAAGATGTTCCTGGTTGGACAGGAGAGAATATGGACACTGGTCTGAGAGGCCTGTGGGGGAGGGGCTGTTGGCAGCCCTACCCAGGACAAACACATACCCACTGACCTCAGCAAGCTGGCGCAGGGCTAAGTGCCATGGAAAATCACAGGAAACTGCGTAAGTGGTTCCTGCTCACGGGCATCCTGTAGCCCCAATGTCTAGAGCAGCACAAACCTGCAGAGGGTTATGGGGAGAGGTAACAGTCAGAGCTGCTGCCTGGGACTTCCCTGGAGGATCCCTGATGTGGGAGCATGGCCACTACGGGGCTGCCCTGGGAAGGGTGGGCAGCTGGAAGTGTGCCTGGTGAAGCCTTCTGACCCTGGGATACTTGATGCATGAGTCCCCTTGCTCTCAGAGGTCTGAGCCAATCACTCAGTGTAGTCATGCAGGTCACCTTCCCTGTGGGCCAGAGAGACACAGGAAGGACAGGGGAAACCTGCCCCTAGCAAGCATCCATCTGCTGCAGAGATTCCTTCCTCTTCCAGAGTCTCCAGAGGCTGTGTCTCTCCTTGGTGTCTTCACAGCAATAACGCTTTGCTACCTTTGGCTTTTGCTGCCTGGAAAATGCCCCCAGCCAATCCCAGAGGTGGATCTGTCCCCTACATtttacactcacacacaccagCCAAACCTCCTGTCATTCCTGATGACCACTAGCAAACCCCTCAAGCTTACACTCTCAGCTGTGTTTTTGTTGGGCAGATCACAAAGTATCCCTGGCTTCTGAATGCCATCACCCAGGGCAGTCCCAGAATCTAGGACCCCTCCCAAATACACTTAAAGATATTCAAGTTGTCCAGAGGCCCAGATATCAGAAGCCCCCATAGCCAATATCCCAGAACAACACACCATCCATCCATAAGC
This region of Callospermophilus lateralis isolate mCalLat2 chromosome 3, mCalLat2.hap1, whole genome shotgun sequence genomic DNA includes:
- the Adra1d gene encoding alpha-1D adrenergic receptor, with product MTFRDLLSVTFEGPRPDSSSGGSSASGGGGSTGGATASEAPAVGSVSGATGGGSGVVGAGGGEDNQSSAGEPGGAGAGGEVNGTAAVGGLVVSAQGVGVGVFLAAFILTAVAGNLLVILSVACNRHLQTVTNYFIVNLAVADLLLSATVLPFSATMEVLGFWAFGRAFCDVWAAVDVLCCTASILSLCTISVDRYVGVRHSLKYPAIMTERKAAAILALLWAVALVVSVGPLLGWKEPVPPDERFCGITEEAGYAVFSSVCSFYLPMAVIVVMYCRVYVVARSTTRSLEAGVKRERGKASEVVLRIHCRGAAAGADGTQGTRSTKGHTFRSSLSVRLLKFSREKKAAKTLAIVVGVFVLCWFPFFFVLPLGSLFPQLKPSEGVFKVIFWLGYFNSCVNPLIYPCSSREFKRAFLRLLRCQCRRRRRRRPLWRVYGHHWRASTSGPRPDCAPSPSAAPPGAPLALIAPPDPSCPGTDEVQAPVSSRRKTLYAFREWRLLGPLRRPTTQLRAKVSSLSQKIRTGGAQHAEAACTLKSEVEAVSLGVPQDVAEGATCQAYDLADYSNLRETDI